A genomic stretch from Nitrobacter winogradskyi Nb-255 includes:
- a CDS encoding GNAT family N-acetyltransferase: MSTTLIELRPAKVADASAVAATHDESWRSAYQGIIPGAELEKLINRRGPQWWDSAIRKGSRISVLVFGEQVAGYANYGRNRARSLQYDGEVYELYLRPEFQGLGFGRRLFAAARRDLVQSGLKSVVTWALSDNEPAMEFYCALGGRMIARSSERFGAKSLDKVAFAWTS; this comes from the coding sequence ATGAGCACCACCCTGATCGAACTCCGGCCGGCCAAGGTCGCGGATGCATCCGCGGTCGCAGCGACCCACGACGAGTCCTGGCGCTCGGCCTATCAGGGCATCATTCCCGGCGCGGAGCTTGAAAAGCTGATCAACCGGCGCGGCCCGCAGTGGTGGGACAGCGCGATACGCAAGGGCAGCCGCATCAGCGTTCTGGTCTTCGGCGAACAGGTCGCCGGCTACGCCAATTACGGCCGCAACCGCGCCCGCAGCCTGCAATACGATGGTGAAGTCTACGAACTCTACCTGCGCCCCGAATTCCAGGGCCTGGGCTTCGGCCGGCGGCTGTTCGCCGCGGCCCGGCGCGATCTGGTACAGAGCGGCCTGAAAAGCGTGGTGACCTGGGCGCTGTCCGACAACGAACCGGCCATGGAATTCTATTGTGCGCTCGGTGGCCGCATGATCGCCCGCTCCTCCGAGAGGTTCGGGGCCAAGTCGCTCGACAAGGTCGCGTTCGCCTGGACGAGTTAA